The following proteins come from a genomic window of Pyxidicoccus sp. MSG2:
- a CDS encoding bestrophin family protein: MIDYNPKDWFTFIFRFHQADTVRKLFPMLIAISVYSALVAWLEQAVWKLPDDSRVKNISVLHSLLGFVLSLLLAFRSNSAYDRWWEGRKLWGSLVNSSRNFALKLHALLPAEDVESRRLFRAMIPNYAFALKNHLQGKHRPEELVAAGGFELHQVDPAKHVPNQLASVLVQKTYALQRQGVLTGEQLLSVNAELQSFTDVCGACERILSTPVPFSYSVFLKKFIFFYVMTLPFGLAFSLGYYVILAVAFTFYVLASLELIAEEIENPFGTDANDLPTDRISANIRRHVEEIL, from the coding sequence ATGATTGATTACAACCCCAAGGACTGGTTCACCTTCATCTTCCGGTTCCACCAGGCGGACACCGTCCGGAAGCTGTTCCCGATGCTCATCGCCATCAGCGTGTACTCGGCGCTGGTGGCGTGGCTGGAGCAGGCGGTCTGGAAGCTGCCGGACGACAGCCGCGTGAAGAACATCTCAGTGCTGCACAGCCTGCTGGGGTTCGTCCTCTCGCTGCTCCTCGCCTTCCGCTCCAACAGTGCGTACGACCGGTGGTGGGAGGGACGGAAGCTGTGGGGCTCGCTGGTGAACAGCAGCCGGAACTTCGCCCTGAAGCTGCACGCCCTCCTGCCCGCGGAGGACGTGGAGAGCCGGCGGTTGTTCCGGGCGATGATTCCCAACTACGCCTTCGCCCTGAAGAACCACCTCCAGGGAAAGCACCGTCCGGAGGAGCTGGTGGCGGCAGGCGGCTTCGAGCTCCACCAGGTGGACCCGGCGAAGCACGTGCCGAACCAACTGGCTTCCGTGCTCGTCCAGAAGACCTACGCGCTGCAGCGGCAGGGCGTGCTGACGGGGGAGCAATTGCTGTCGGTGAACGCGGAGCTCCAGTCGTTCACGGATGTCTGTGGCGCGTGTGAGCGCATCCTCAGCACTCCGGTTCCGTTCTCGTACTCGGTGTTCCTGAAGAAGTTCATCTTCTTCTACGTGATGACGCTGCCGTTCGGCCTGGCCTTCAGCCTGGGCTATTACGTCATCCTCGCGGTGGCCTTCACGTTCTACGTCCTCGCGTCGCTGGAGCTCATCGCGGAGGAAATCGAGAACCCGTTCGGCACGGATGCCAACGACCTGCCCACCGACCGCATCAGCGCCAACATCCGCCGGCACGTCGAGGAAATCCTCTGA
- a CDS encoding GNAT family N-acetyltransferase has protein sequence MAAPEFDRVESPRLVLRRLRAEDLDALVAYRSDSEVARYQSWSDYDAERGRKLIESMQGRQPGEPGWFQFAIALKDTDALIGDCALRTDEYDARLGEIGFTLAREHQGRGLGTEAVKALLGYVFGALNLHRVIAVTDAKNTAAATVLERVGMRREGHFIENIFFKGAWGDEFLYALLGREWVWQTSRIASSK, from the coding sequence ATGGCGGCACCGGAGTTCGACAGGGTGGAGAGTCCGAGGCTCGTGTTGAGGCGGCTGCGCGCGGAGGACCTGGACGCGCTGGTGGCCTACCGGAGCGATTCCGAGGTGGCGCGGTACCAGAGCTGGAGCGACTACGACGCCGAGCGGGGACGGAAGCTCATCGAGTCGATGCAGGGACGCCAACCCGGTGAGCCCGGCTGGTTCCAGTTCGCGATTGCCCTGAAGGACACGGACGCGCTGATTGGCGACTGCGCGCTGCGGACGGACGAGTACGACGCTCGCCTGGGCGAGATTGGCTTCACGCTGGCCCGGGAGCACCAGGGGCGGGGACTGGGCACGGAGGCGGTGAAGGCGCTGCTGGGCTACGTGTTCGGCGCGTTGAACCTGCACCGGGTCATCGCCGTGACGGACGCGAAGAACACCGCCGCCGCCACCGTGCTGGAGCGCGTGGGGATGCGCCGCGAGGGGCACTTCATCGAGAACATCTTCTTCAAGGGCGCCTGGGGGGATGAGTTCCTGTACGCGCTGCTCGGACGGGAGTGGGTGTGGCAGACCTCAAGAATCGCGTCCTCGAAGTAG